From Caretta caretta isolate rCarCar2 chromosome 3, rCarCar1.hap1, whole genome shotgun sequence, a single genomic window includes:
- the LOC125634789 gene encoding thymosin beta-4-like, with product MFVTNPDLSEIKQFDKQWLKKTETQEKNPLPSKETIEQEKQAGES from the exons ATGTTTGTCACCAATCCTGACCTCTCAGAAATT AAGCAATTTGATAAACAGTGGTTAAAG AAAACAGAAACACAAGAGAAAAATCCACTGCCTTCAAAAGAAACAATTGAACAGGAGAAGCAAGCGGGTGAATCGTAA